From Cellulomonas dongxiuzhuiae, the proteins below share one genomic window:
- a CDS encoding uracil-xanthine permease family protein: MSGWGWTVHGDGRTVPPGEVVAPDERLAWGRTVGIGMQHVVAMFGATFLVPLLTGFSPQTTLFFSALGTALFLLVTRNRLPSYLGSSFAFIAPVTAATATGGESVAVGGILVTGLALFVVGVVAHLAGTGWIDALMPPVVTGTIVALIGFNLAPAAWGSCEPDGTCSGFRAAPVTATVTLLAIVLVTVLFRGILGRLSILVGVLVGYGVALLRGEVDLAAVREAAWVGLPPFVAPSFDLSVLGLFLPVVLVLVAENVGHVKSVAAMTDRDLDPYVGRALMADGLATTLAGTGGGSGTTTYAENIGVMAASRVYSTAAYWVAAATALVLALSPKFGAVVATIPAGVLGGAAAVLYGMIGLLGARIWVQNKVDFSAPVNLMPAAVALIVGIANFTWQAGELRFEGIAIGTAVAIGLYHLMRAVARWRGTHEEPATPASVPGGEELPR, from the coding sequence ATGAGCGGCTGGGGCTGGACCGTGCACGGCGACGGGCGGACGGTGCCGCCCGGTGAGGTGGTCGCCCCCGACGAGCGGCTCGCCTGGGGGCGGACCGTCGGGATCGGCATGCAGCACGTCGTGGCGATGTTCGGTGCGACGTTCCTCGTCCCGCTCCTCACGGGGTTCTCCCCGCAGACGACCCTGTTCTTCTCGGCCCTGGGCACCGCGCTGTTCCTGCTCGTGACGCGCAACCGGCTGCCCAGCTACCTGGGGTCGAGCTTCGCGTTCATCGCACCCGTCACGGCGGCCACCGCGACCGGCGGGGAGTCGGTCGCGGTCGGGGGCATCCTGGTGACGGGCCTCGCGCTGTTCGTCGTGGGCGTCGTCGCGCACCTGGCGGGCACGGGCTGGATCGACGCGCTCATGCCCCCGGTCGTGACGGGCACGATCGTCGCGCTCATCGGCTTCAACCTCGCGCCCGCCGCGTGGGGGTCCTGCGAGCCGGACGGCACGTGCTCCGGATTCCGCGCCGCACCCGTGACCGCGACCGTCACGCTGCTCGCGATCGTGCTGGTCACGGTGCTGTTCCGCGGGATCCTGGGTCGCCTGTCGATCCTCGTCGGCGTGCTCGTCGGGTACGGCGTCGCGCTGCTGCGCGGCGAGGTCGACCTGGCGGCCGTCCGTGAGGCCGCCTGGGTGGGCCTGCCGCCGTTCGTCGCGCCCTCGTTCGACCTGAGCGTCCTCGGGCTGTTCCTGCCCGTCGTGCTCGTGCTCGTCGCGGAGAACGTGGGCCACGTGAAGTCCGTCGCCGCGATGACCGACCGCGACCTCGACCCGTACGTGGGCCGCGCGCTCATGGCCGACGGCCTGGCGACCACGCTCGCCGGCACGGGCGGCGGGTCGGGCACCACGACGTACGCCGAGAACATCGGCGTCATGGCCGCCTCGCGGGTCTACTCCACGGCGGCGTACTGGGTGGCGGCCGCGACGGCGCTCGTGCTGGCGCTCTCGCCCAAGTTCGGCGCCGTCGTCGCGACCATCCCCGCAGGCGTCCTCGGCGGTGCCGCCGCCGTCCTCTACGGCATGATCGGCCTGCTCGGCGCGCGGATCTGGGTGCAGAACAAGGTCGACTTCTCGGCGCCGGTGAACCTCATGCCGGCCGCGGTCGCCCTCATCGTGGGCATCGCGAACTTCACCTGGCAGGCCGGTGAGCTGCGGTTCGAGGGCATCGCGATCGGCACGGCCGTCGCGATCGGGCTCTACCACCTCATGCGGGCCGTCGCCCGGTGGCGCGGCACCCACGAGGAGCCGGCGACGCCGGCGTCCGTCCCCGGCGGCGAGGAGCTGCCGCGCTGA
- a CDS encoding glycosyltransferase 87 family protein codes for MVPPQAWRTPLVWLAFLLAHAWVARVGLVVWDWTLGDLGLYRWWAYMAFVDGNWPVLDYEWVYPAGAIVPMLVAGFAGLADGGQYPLAWLALVSVLNAVAVALLLRRPHGRVAALWFVAFIALLGPAGLGRLDGFVAPLTVVALLVALSRPRLSAALLTASAWVKVAPGAAVLPLVLAARRPVRDVVVPALAVCVVVVGTVVALGGGANVLSFVTAQGQRDLQIESILATPFMVAGLWSTQVVRGYDDKIFTFEITAPGARAVADAATPALLVAVLAVTVLLWRLRRRAGEQLWTDTAMRADFVVRGAFVLTLVLLVMNKVGSPQFVAWLAPAVAVALALGLPRWGVTAWGVLAVAGATQLAYPWMYDNIVDGVPGPTFLLAGRNLAVVALLAVAVRQLVRLPAPEEDAGADEGASAAGEGPAADGSGAVRGEPGEQVGARAAVVDGGVG; via the coding sequence GTGGTGCCGCCACAGGCGTGGCGCACCCCGCTCGTGTGGCTCGCGTTCCTCCTCGCCCACGCGTGGGTCGCCCGCGTCGGGCTCGTGGTGTGGGACTGGACGCTCGGCGACCTCGGGCTGTACCGCTGGTGGGCCTACATGGCGTTCGTCGACGGCAACTGGCCGGTGCTCGACTACGAGTGGGTCTACCCCGCGGGCGCGATCGTGCCCATGCTCGTCGCGGGGTTCGCCGGGCTGGCCGACGGCGGTCAGTACCCGCTCGCGTGGCTGGCGCTCGTCTCGGTCCTCAACGCCGTGGCGGTGGCGCTGCTGCTGCGCCGCCCCCACGGACGGGTCGCGGCGCTGTGGTTCGTCGCGTTCATCGCCCTGCTGGGCCCGGCGGGCCTGGGACGCCTCGACGGGTTCGTCGCGCCGCTGACCGTCGTCGCCCTGCTCGTGGCGCTCTCCCGCCCGCGGCTCTCCGCGGCGCTGCTCACCGCGAGCGCCTGGGTCAAGGTGGCACCCGGGGCCGCGGTGCTCCCCCTGGTGCTCGCGGCCCGCCGGCCGGTGCGCGATGTCGTCGTGCCCGCCCTCGCCGTGTGCGTGGTCGTCGTCGGGACGGTCGTCGCGCTCGGCGGCGGGGCGAACGTGCTGTCGTTCGTCACCGCGCAGGGCCAGCGCGACCTGCAGATCGAGTCGATCCTCGCGACGCCCTTCATGGTCGCGGGCCTCTGGTCCACCCAGGTGGTCCGGGGCTACGACGACAAGATCTTCACGTTCGAGATCACCGCGCCGGGCGCCCGGGCCGTCGCCGACGCGGCCACACCGGCGCTGCTCGTCGCGGTGCTCGCCGTCACCGTGCTGCTGTGGCGGTTGCGGCGCCGCGCGGGCGAGCAGCTCTGGACCGACACCGCGATGCGTGCCGACTTCGTCGTGCGCGGTGCGTTCGTCCTCACGCTCGTGCTGCTCGTGATGAACAAGGTCGGCAGCCCGCAGTTCGTCGCGTGGCTCGCCCCTGCGGTGGCCGTGGCCCTCGCGCTCGGCCTGCCCCGGTGGGGCGTGACGGCGTGGGGCGTGCTCGCGGTCGCCGGTGCGACGCAGCTCGCCTACCCGTGGATGTACGACAACATCGTCGACGGCGTGCCCGGGCCGACGTTCCTCCTCGCGGGACGCAACCTCGCCGTGGTCGCCCTGCTCGCCGTCGCCGTCCGGCAGCTCGTGCGGCTGCCGGCGCCCGAGGAGGACGCCGGGGCGGACGAGGGGGCGTCGGCGGCCGGTGAGGGACCGGCCGCCGACGGGTCAGGCGCCGTGCGCGGCGAGCCAGGCGAGCAGGTAGGCGCGCGAGCTGCCGTCGTCGACGGAGGTGTCGGATAG
- a CDS encoding glycosyl hydrolase, producing the protein MTGATTFLPGSGRTRWVVALAVLAVAAVVVLLVLRPWGGTVAPAAGGSGGGAPAAPVVGPDDATPPDVDAAALTSALVQAPDAKKIDSVRLAEGVAPPSNRWYSGLVFGKELLPVFPLPLSFALTPSGFTVGLPDPVTSAKAVVGPHVPAVTVDVGAASAQVVAADPVAVTTRLLDAGGAPLGDVTVAAGSPFVSFTAAADVDVVAGEGFTTLTDGVAEAEVAGTTWALAVSDGTLTDGALALPQGATAAWYALPDDPSDDAAAVLAAAAVDPVVGVDVTYGVGDDVARTTLTYRTAGATPSAYVLMRHHTTGDQPERDGCGLGTYRSVYGTLELCAGSTLTSFAPTLHPTGELDLEGVDGERRDAVLAQLELDVAATGAFASDTYYGGKHLYRAATLVRLGESLGAPDTVAELRTRVADALREWAEPTGCDARDARCFVYDEAARSVIGRTWSFGSQELNDHHFHYGYLLSAAGLLGADDPDLVDDLRPVMDALAADIAAAEPSQELPQLRTFDPYAGHAWASGTSPFADGNNQESASEAVNAWNGLGLWAAASGQDDLLTQATWLASTEAASARDYWTDPDLDDPVTEGFEHRVFALNWSGKRDYATWFSPEPSAMLGILLIPMGPVSDYLAVDVDPATILAAADEATPAGPDVKFGDYLLMYRALAGPEEASAAWDDAVGLSDTSVDDGSSRAYLLAWLAAHGA; encoded by the coding sequence ATGACCGGGGCAACCACGTTCCTGCCGGGCTCCGGCCGCACGCGCTGGGTCGTCGCGCTCGCCGTCCTCGCCGTGGCCGCGGTCGTCGTGCTGCTCGTGCTGCGTCCCTGGGGTGGCACGGTGGCGCCCGCCGCCGGCGGCTCCGGCGGGGGCGCTCCCGCGGCCCCGGTCGTCGGCCCCGACGACGCGACGCCCCCGGACGTCGACGCGGCCGCGCTCACGAGCGCGCTCGTGCAGGCACCGGACGCGAAGAAGATCGACTCGGTGCGCCTCGCCGAGGGCGTCGCGCCGCCCTCCAACCGCTGGTACTCGGGCCTCGTCTTCGGCAAGGAGCTGCTGCCGGTGTTCCCGCTGCCGCTGTCGTTCGCGCTCACGCCCAGCGGTTTCACGGTCGGGCTGCCGGACCCGGTGACCAGCGCCAAGGCCGTGGTCGGCCCGCACGTGCCGGCCGTGACGGTCGACGTCGGGGCTGCGTCCGCGCAGGTCGTCGCGGCCGACCCCGTGGCCGTCACGACGCGTCTGCTGGACGCCGGCGGCGCGCCCCTCGGGGACGTCACGGTCGCGGCCGGGTCGCCGTTCGTCTCCTTCACGGCGGCGGCGGACGTCGACGTCGTGGCGGGCGAGGGGTTCACCACGCTCACCGACGGCGTCGCCGAGGCGGAGGTCGCGGGCACGACCTGGGCGCTCGCGGTGTCCGACGGCACCCTCACCGACGGCGCGCTCGCGCTGCCGCAGGGTGCGACGGCCGCGTGGTACGCGCTGCCCGACGACCCCTCGGACGACGCGGCGGCGGTCCTCGCGGCCGCCGCGGTCGACCCGGTCGTGGGCGTCGACGTCACCTACGGCGTCGGGGACGACGTGGCACGCACGACCCTCACCTACCGCACGGCGGGTGCGACGCCGAGCGCCTACGTGCTGATGCGCCACCACACCACGGGTGACCAGCCCGAGCGGGACGGCTGCGGCCTGGGCACCTACCGCAGCGTCTACGGGACCCTCGAGCTGTGCGCGGGGTCGACGCTCACGTCGTTCGCGCCGACGCTCCACCCGACCGGTGAGCTCGACCTCGAGGGCGTCGACGGCGAGCGCCGCGACGCGGTCCTCGCCCAGCTCGAGCTGGACGTCGCCGCGACCGGGGCCTTCGCCTCCGACACGTACTACGGCGGCAAGCACCTGTACCGCGCGGCGACGCTCGTGCGGCTGGGCGAGTCGCTCGGTGCGCCGGACACGGTCGCCGAGCTGCGCACGCGCGTGGCCGACGCGCTGCGGGAGTGGGCCGAGCCGACCGGGTGCGACGCACGCGACGCGCGGTGCTTCGTCTACGACGAGGCCGCGCGCTCCGTGATCGGACGGACCTGGTCGTTCGGGTCCCAGGAGCTCAACGACCACCACTTCCACTACGGGTACCTGCTGTCCGCAGCGGGCCTGCTCGGTGCGGACGACCCCGACCTCGTCGACGACCTGCGTCCGGTCATGGACGCGCTCGCCGCCGACATCGCGGCGGCCGAGCCGTCGCAGGAGCTGCCGCAGCTGCGCACCTTCGACCCGTACGCGGGCCACGCCTGGGCGTCGGGCACCTCGCCCTTCGCCGACGGCAACAACCAGGAGTCCGCGTCCGAGGCCGTCAACGCGTGGAACGGCCTGGGGCTGTGGGCCGCCGCGTCCGGGCAGGACGACCTGCTGACGCAGGCCACCTGGCTCGCGTCGACCGAGGCGGCGTCGGCGCGGGACTACTGGACGGACCCCGACCTCGACGACCCCGTCACCGAGGGGTTCGAGCACCGCGTCTTCGCCCTCAACTGGAGCGGCAAGCGCGACTACGCGACGTGGTTCAGCCCCGAGCCCAGCGCGATGCTCGGCATCCTGCTCATCCCCATGGGCCCGGTGTCGGACTACCTCGCGGTGGACGTGGACCCGGCGACGATCCTGGCGGCCGCCGACGAGGCCACCCCGGCCGGGCCGGACGTCAAGTTCGGCGACTACCTGCTGATGTACCGGGCGCTGGCCGGCCCGGAGGAGGCCTCCGCCGCGTGGGACGACGCGGTCGGGCTATCCGACACCTCCGTCGACGACGGCAGCTCGCGCGCCTACCTGCTCGCCTGGCTCGCCGCGCACGGCGCCTGA
- a CDS encoding HlyD family efflux transporter periplasmic adaptor subunit, with the protein MTWASRIRLLAGTILVLVVAALATYHLNETKGRATSDSAQILSETYAVGSPYAGLIADHLVDVGDVVKEGDPMFVIDSSGLTYDLANGLVVEPPEFTRLDDQRRLVLLASGDGRITQLAAKRGTFVPSAQTLATVQRAGTLYVQGEYTLTAKEYARLPDGADVTITLPNETTLDGKVERVEVTTIDGQAQAVVRVTSDELVDGSDNGLVSAGTPVVVQIALMNDGVVTTVAGKIRTYVEGVLG; encoded by the coding sequence GATCCTCGTGCTCGTCGTCGCCGCCCTGGCGACCTACCACCTCAACGAGACCAAGGGTCGCGCCACCAGCGACTCCGCACAGATCCTCTCCGAGACCTACGCCGTCGGCAGCCCGTACGCCGGCCTCATCGCCGACCACCTCGTCGACGTGGGCGACGTCGTCAAGGAGGGCGACCCGATGTTCGTCATCGACTCCTCGGGTCTCACGTACGACCTGGCGAACGGCCTGGTCGTCGAGCCGCCCGAGTTCACGCGCCTCGACGACCAGCGGCGCCTCGTCCTGCTCGCGAGCGGCGACGGGCGCATCACGCAGCTCGCGGCCAAGCGCGGGACCTTCGTGCCCTCGGCCCAGACGCTCGCGACCGTGCAGCGCGCGGGCACCCTGTACGTGCAGGGTGAGTACACGCTGACCGCCAAGGAGTACGCACGCCTGCCCGACGGCGCGGACGTGACGATCACGCTGCCCAACGAGACCACCCTGGACGGGAAGGTCGAGCGTGTCGAGGTGACCACCATCGACGGCCAGGCGCAGGCCGTCGTGCGGGTCACCAGCGACGAGCTCGTCGACGGCTCCGACAACGGGCTCGTCTCGGCGGGCACGCCGGTCGTCGTGCAGATCGCCCTGATGAACGACGGCGTCGTGACCACGGTCGCCGGCAAGATCCGCACCTACGTCGAGGGGGTGCTCGGATGA